A window of the Phaseolus vulgaris cultivar G19833 chromosome 5, P. vulgaris v2.0, whole genome shotgun sequence genome harbors these coding sequences:
- the LOC137835180 gene encoding early nodulin-like protein 1 → MELRISVFCLLSFLFSLLSGSQAYTFNVGGKDGWLLYPSENYNHWAERMRFQVSDTLVFKYKKGSDSVLVVNKEDYEKCNKKNPIKKFEDGASQFQFDRSGPFYFISGKDYNCEKGQKLIIVVLAVREPPPYSPPKAPYPPHQTPPPVYTPPEAPSPPTNLPFPPKAQPPYAPIPPNTPSPTYAPSPNNHPPHAPLPPNTPSPHHQPPFVPITPSPFSQSPYVPPQPNTPSPTSQPPYTPSPPNTPSPISQPPYIPSPPNTTPSPISQPPYISTPPSTTPSPISQPPSYISTPPSTTPSPISQPPYIPSPPNTPSPTSQSPYPYAPTPNSNSPVTQPPSSSSPPSPPSLSPYPSTIPPSYPPSPFAPATTPSPPLSSPPSESTPAATSPSSSSSPGSSSNETTPSRPNGASSMSKSRFGVYSLTILVGAALSTILG, encoded by the exons aTGGAGCTTCGGATTAGTGTTTTTTGTCTCTTGTCGTTTCTTTTCAGTCTCCTCTCGGGGTCTCAGGCATACACCTTCAACGTTGGTGGAAAAGATGGGTGGCTTTTGTACCCTTCTGAGAATTACAATCACTGGGCTGAAAGGATGAGGTTCCAAGTCAGTGACACTCTTG TTTTTAAGTACAAGAAGGGATCGGACTCGGTTTTGGTGGTGAACAAAGAGGATTATGAGAAATGTAACAAGAAGAACCCGATCAAGAAGTTTGAGGATGGTGCCTCCCAGTTTCAGTTTGATCGTTCGGGTCCCTTTTATTTCATCAGTGGAAAAGATTATAATTGTGAGAAGGGTCAGAAACTTATTATTGTGGTGTTGGCTGTGAGAGAGCCTCCTCCATATTCTCCTCCAAAAGCTCCTTATCCACCTCATCAAACTCCTCCCCCTGTTTATACTCCTCCAGAAGCACCTTCACCTCCTACTAATCTTCCCTTTCCTCCCAAAGCTCAACCACCCTATGCTCCCATACCTCCCAACACACCTTCTCCCACTTATGCTCCTTCCCCTAATAACCATCCACCCCATGCTCCTCTACCTCCAAACACCCCTTCCCCTCATCATCAACCACCCTTTGTTCCAATAACCCCATCACCCTTTTCTCAGTCACCTTATGTGCCTCCACAACCCAATACTCCTTCTCCTACTTCCCAGCCTCCTTACACCCCATCACCTCCAAACACTCCTTCCCCAATATCTCAGCCTCCTTACATCCCATCACCTCCAAACACCACTCCTTCCCCAATATCCCAGCCACCTTACATTTCCACACCACCATCCACCACTCCTTCCCCAATATCCCAGCCACCTTCTTACATTTCCACACCACCATCCACCACTCCTTCTCCCATTTCCCAACCTCCCTACATTCCGTCACCTCCAAACACTCCTTCCCCAACATCTCAATCACCCTACCCCTATGCCCCAACTCCAAATTCCAATTCCCCTGTCACCCAACCTCCATCATCTTCATCCCCACCTTCCCCACCTTCCCTATCACCCTATCCATCCACCATCCCTCCATCATACCCACCTTCCCCCTTCGCTCCGGCTACTACACCGTCGCCACCATTGTCGTCTCCTCCTTCAGAATCAACACCGGCAGCAACAAGCCCGTCTTCATCGTCTTCGCCGGGATCGTCCTCAAACGAAACGACGCCGTCCCGGCCAAACGGCGCGTCATCTATGTCGAAATCGCGTTTCGGAGTGTACTCACTAACCATTCTGGTCGGTGCTGCTCTTAGTACCATTCTTGGTTAG